A genomic region of Oryza glaberrima chromosome 1, OglaRS2, whole genome shotgun sequence contains the following coding sequences:
- the LOC127760501 gene encoding sphingosine-1-phosphate lyase codes for MELAMDFALRLRDAANHHLSRYEPLVLLAAPLLALLAARTLHAAAAAVADRGLRTVLLALAMTAIKLLPGVSAYINAEKRKVVDQLQSGGTSTKSTLRTELPTVGLSNQVINDLETLKARDVNWQGKCSGTVYIAGSESEGHFALINKAYSMFSHTNPLHQDVFKSVAQLEAEVVAMTAALLGSKEKSSGGQICGNMTSGGTESILLAVKTSRDYMRTKKGITKPEMIIAESAHSAYDKAAQYFNIKVRRVPVNKEFLADVKGFKRCINGNTIMMVGSAPGFPHGLIDPIEELGELASRYDICLHVDLCLGGFVLPFARKLGYPIPPFDFCVKGVTSISTDVHKYGLAPKGTSIVLYKNHEIRKHQFVAVTEWTGGLYVSPTIAGSRPGGLIAGAWAAMTSLGLNGYMENTGHIMEVSKKIQRGIEDIPGLFVIGKPDMTVVAFGSDSVDIFEVNDIMSSKGWHLNALQRPNSLHICVTLQHTVIYEEFLKDLKDSVDTVKANPGPISGGRAPIYGAAGKMPDRGMVRELLVEFMDASC; via the exons ATGGAGCTCGCCATGGATTTtgcgctccgcctccgcgacgcCGCCAACCACCACCTCTCCCGCTACGAGCCTCTCGTGCTCCTCGCCGcgcccctcctcgccctcctcgctGCCCGcaccctccacgccgccgctgccgccgtcgccgaccgcgGTCTCCGCACCGTCCTACTCGCTCTAGCCATGACAGCCATCAA GTTGCTTCCGGGAGTTAGCGCCTACATCAACGCTGAGAAGAGGAAG GTTGTTGACCAGCTGCAGTCAGGTGGCACGTCCACAAAAAGTACTCTGCGGACCGAGTTGCCAACTGTTGGGCTTTCCAATCAAGTGATAAACGATCTCGAAACACTGAAAGCTAGAGATGTAAACTGGCAGGGAAAATGCTCTGGCACAGT TTATATTGCTGGGAGTGAATCCGAAGGTCATTTTGCATTGATAAACAAGGCTTACTCTAT GTTTTCACACACCAACCCACTTCACCAGGACGTATTCAAGAGTGTGGCACAATTAGAGGCTGAAGTAGTTGCAATGACAGCTGCTTTGCTTGGCAGCAAAGAAAAATCATCTGGTGGACAGATTTGTGGTAATATGACATCGGGCGGAACTGAAAGCATATTATTAGCAGTAAAAACATCACGCGACTATATGCGAACAAAGAAGGGCATTACAAAGCCTGAAAT GATAATTGCCGAATCAGCACATTCTGCATACGATAAAGCTGCGCAATATTTCAATATTAAAGTGCGGCGTGTGCCAGTGAACAAAGAGTTTCTTGCAGATGTGAAAGGATTCAAAAGGTGTATAAACGGAAATACGATAATG ATGGTGGGGTCTGCACCAGGATTTCCTCATGGTTTAATTGATCCTATTGAG GAACTTGGGGAGTTGGCTTCACGATATGACATTTGCTTGCATGTTGATCTCTGCCTTGGTGGATTTGTATTGCCTTTCGCTCGTAAGCTTGG GTACCCTATTCCTCCATTCGACTTCTGTGTCAAGGGAGTTACATCAATCTCAACTGATGTTCATAAGTATGGATTAGCCCCAAAAGGGACAAGCATTGTCCTATATAAAAATCATGAAATTAGAAAG CATCAATTTGTTGCTG ttaCTGAATGGACTGGTGGGCTCTATGTTTCACCTACTATTGCTGGAAGTAGGCCTGGTGGGTTGATAGCGGGAGCTTGGGCTGCTATGACGTCTCTTGGACTGAACG GTTATATGGAAAATACAGGTCATATCATGGAAGTGTCGAAGAAAATACAAAGAGG GATTGAAGATATCCCAGGGTTGTTTGTGATTGGAAAGCCAGACATGACTGTCGTGGCATTTGGCTCAGattcggttgatatatttgaGGTGAACGACATAATGTCATCAAAAGGCTGGCACCTTAATGCTCTGCAGAGACCCAACAG TTTACACATTTGTGTGACACTGCAGCACACGGTCATATATGAGGAATTCCTGAAGGATCTGAAAGATTCAGTGGACACT GTAAAAGCAAATCCAGGGCCTATTAGCGGGGGGCGAGCTCCGATTTACGGAGCTGCTGGCAAGATGCCGGACAGAGGCATGGTCAGGGAGCTGCTGGTGGAGTTCATGGACGCGTCTTGCTGA